A window of the Oryza brachyantha chromosome 5, ObraRS2, whole genome shotgun sequence genome harbors these coding sequences:
- the LOC102722963 gene encoding tubby-like F-box protein 9, whose product MALWRCSSSWLSRSSLGWPPAGGVGGGESKVSPEIAPVDAGEGEEEGDEEGWSLLLPELLTEIMRRVDASAERWPPRRDVVACACVCRRWRDAAVSVVRPPLECGRITFPSSLKQPGPRDAPMHCFIRRNKKNSTFYLYLSLTQALTDKGKFLLAARRFRNGAHTEYIISYDCDDLFPGSNSYVGKLRSDFLGTKFVVYDSQPPYDGAKPSRNQSSRRFASKQINPNVSGGNYEVGQVSYKFNFLKSRGPRRMQCSIQCPVGQNTASDQLKDKQLSTSSSLVLRNKAPRWHEHLQCWCLNFHGRVTVASVKNFQLVAPAGTSDPWGVGDEETVILQFGKIEDDAFTMDYRQPLSAFQAFAICLTSFGTKLACE is encoded by the exons ATGGCGCTGTGGCGGTGTAGCTCCTCGTGGCTATCGCGCTCGTCGCTGGGGTGGCCGCCCGCGGGGGGCGTCGGGGGCGGGGAGTCGAAGGTGTCGCCGGAGATCGCGCCGGTGGacgcgggggagggggaggaggagggggatgaGGAGGGGtggtcgctgctgctgccggagCTGCTCACAGAGATCATGCGGCGGGTGGACGCCAGCGCCGagcggtggccgccgcggcgggacGTGGTGGCGTGCGCCTGCGTCTGCCGCCGGTGGAGGGACGCCGCGGTCTCCGTCGTGCGGCCGCCGCTGGAGTGCGGGCGGATCACGTTCCCCTCCTCGCTCAAGCAG CCTGGACCGAGGGATGCGCCGATGCACTGCTTCATCAGGAGGAACAAAAAGAACTCAaccttttatctttatctcagCTTAACGCAGG CCCTAACAGATAAAGGGAAATTTCTGCTGGCTGCTCGAAGGTTCAGAAACGGGGCACATACAGAATATATCATCTCTTATGACTGTGATGATCTATTTCCAGGCAGCAATTCATATGTTGGAAAACTGAG ATCTGATTTCCTTGGTACAAAGTTTGTCGTCTATGATAGCCAGCCACCATATGATGGTGCTAAGCCCTCACGGAACCAATCAAGTCGTCGCTTTGCAAGCAAACAGATCAATCCAAATGTTTCAGGCGGTAATTATGAAGTTGGACAAGTTTCATACAAGTTCAACTTCCTCAAATCAAGAGGGCCAAGAAGAATGCAGTGCAGTATCCAGTGCCCTGTGGGTCAGAACACTGCGTCTGATCAATTGAAGGACAAGCAGTTGAGCACCTCAAGTTCCTTGGTTCTAAGAAACAAGGCGCCACGATGGCACGAGCATCTCCAGTGCTGGTGCTTGAATTTCCATGGCCGGGTGACGGTCGCCTCCGTGAAGAACTTCCAGCTCGTCGCCCCAGCTGGAACCAGTGATCCATGGGGTGTTGGAGACGAGGAGACGGTGATCCTGCAGTTTGGTAAGATTGAGGATGACGCATTCACAATGGACTACCGGCAGCCGCTGTCGGCCTTCCAGGCGTTCGCCATATGCCTCACAAGCTTCGGCACGAAGCTGGCCTGTGAATAA
- the LOC102704247 gene encoding CBL-interacting protein kinase 19, whose translation MSATPPSSRDPSPQHRRPLSSSSAAVGKARGGLLLGRYELGRLLGHGTFAKVYQARNADSGETVAIKVLDKEKALRHGLVPHIKREIAILRRVRHPNIVRLFEVMATKSKIYFVMELVRGGELFARVAKGRLKEDTARRYFQQLISAVGFCHARGVFHRDLKPENLLVDEHGDLKVSDFGLSAVADQFHPDGLLHTFCGTPSYVAPEVLARRGYDGAKADIWSCGVILFVLMAGYLPFHDQNLMSMYRKIYRGEFRCPRWFSKDLTSLLNRLLDTNPETRITVKEVMESRWFQKGFRPVRFYVEDNQVHSLADGENEILELEPREPPPPPPLPPPPQQDDDGEESGWESDSSVASCPATLSSEERRQRPPRSLTRPASLNAFDIISFSRGFDLSGLFEERGSEVRFVSAEPMQTIITKLEEIAKVKSFFVRRKDWRVSIEGTREGEKGPLTIAAEIFELTPSLVVVEVKKKAGDKEEYDDFCNRELKPGMQHLVHHMGSVPNIPSDTE comes from the coding sequence ATgtccgccacgccgccgtcgtcgcgggaCCCGTCGCCGCAGCACCGGCggccgctgtcgtcgtcgtccgccgcAGTGGGGAAGGCGCGCGGGGGGCTGCTGCTAGGGAGGTACGAGCTGGGGCGGCTGCTCGGCCACGGGACGTTCGCCAAGGTGTACCAGGCGCGGAACGCGGACTCCGGGGAGACGGTCGCGATCAAGGTGCTCGACAAGGAGAAGGCGCTCCGGCACGGGCTGGTGCCGCACATCAAGCGGGAGATCGCGATcctccgccgcgtccgccaCCCCAACATCGTGCGGCTGTTCGAGGTGATGGCCACCAAGTCGAAGATCTACTTCGTCATGGAGCTCGTCCGCGGCGGGGAGCTCTTCGCCCGCGTCGCCAAGGGCCGGCTCAAGGAGGACACCGCGCGGCGGTACTTCCAGCAGCTCATCTCCGCCGTCGGGTTCTGCCACGCGCGCGGCGTGTTCCACCGCGACCTCAAGCCCGAGAACCTCCTCGTCGACGAGCACGGCGACCTCAAGGTCTCCGACTTCGGCCTctccgctgtcgccgaccagtTCCACCCCGACGGCCTCCTCCACACCTTCTGCGGCACGCCCTCCTACGTCGCGCCGGAGGTGCTCGCCCGCCGTGGCTACGACGGCGCCAAGGCGGACATATGGTCCTGCGGCGTCATCCTCTTCGTGCTCATGGCTGGGTACCTTCCTTTCCATGACCAGAACCTCATGTCCATGTACCGAAAGATTTACAGGGGGGAATTCCGGTGCCCTAGATGGTTCTCCAAGGATCTTACCAGCCTACTGAATCGTCTTCTTGACACTAACCCAGAGACAAGGATCACTGTCAAAGAGGTCATGGAGAGCAGGTGGTTTCAGAAGGGATTCCGGCCGGTCAGATTCTATGTTGAGGATAATCAAGTGCACAGCTTGGCAGATGGTGAGAATGAGATACTGGAGCTGGAACCTAGagaacctcctcctcctcccccactcccgccgccaccgcagcaAGATGATGACGGCGAGGAGTCAGGATGGGAGTCGGACTCATCTGTGGCATCCTGTCCAGCCACATTGTCATCTGAGGAGCGTCGACAAAGACCTCCCAGGTCTCTCACACGGCCAGCTAGTCTTAATGCATTCGATATCATATCATTCTCTAGGGGATTTGATTTGTCAGGGTTGTTTGAGGAGCGAGGGAGCGAGGTGAGGTTCGTATCAGCAGAGCCTATGCAAACAATCATCACAAAATTGGAGGAGATTGCAAAGGTGAAGAGCTTCTTTGTTCGGCGAAAAGACTGGCGAGTGAGCATAGAAGGCACAAGGGAAGGGGAAAAGGGTCCATTGACAATCGCTGCTGAGATATTTGAGCTCACACCAAgcctggtggtggtggaggtgaaGAAGAAGGCAGGGGATAAGGAAGAATATGATGACTTCTGTAACAGGGAGTTGAAACCTGGGATGCAGCATCTCGTGCACCATATGGGATCAGTTCCAAATATACCTTCTGATACAGAGTAG
- the LOC102699408 gene encoding uncharacterized protein LOC102699408 — translation MQCSDELVSDSVSVSGRNERRQLAAPAMADANTRIDLAAPLISVRRHGGGAGGEGEVTQPGSRPDGTPGGVPFRWERRPGHPKSVRTRRAPMVAAARGAEPAPDAIAVVAAVAAPVREEARFSDALSVADSCLTANCSSATGLSNVAVRPPRVDHAGARGGGNGGVMMDRFLPAAHAVAVLSPQCISRKASIAAATTARNGHGDGLPRLLPHLEPSPTSQALCIVPTEKKDDANAVVDDDGDGEWDARSARGFSSRRCGLLLPTRCMKSTLLLLKPSPAMRHRGGGWRRDRSTPLLSKIGRSQSAANPLERSTPNGQHLGHDPSTMRSWEEVYINSLRRSGRGGRKGLGALLSPELDTTMPSVRELYLEQGDGGHPKATHLGFLLVFDRSDERRDDYQCPPAQSLPMSDEPKLLPPPHIPPRPVPKVFDGGKKPRRDAATGGGGYGWPLLLEDKAAASHDVAPLLPPLPSPKSPSESWLSRALPSVSNNPPATSFLGIHVQHKKQAPAPWCSSKSTAKIVVDDHARPRQMRIHDLQKS, via the exons ATGCAGTGTAGTGACGAGCTGGTCAGTGACTCGGTGAGTGTAAGTGGTAGAAACGAACGGAGGCAGCTTGCGGCGCCGGCCATGGCCGACGCGAACACGCGCAtcgacctcgccgcgccgctgaTCTCCGTGCGGCGGCATGGCGGAggcgcgggcggagagggCGAGGTGACGCAGCCCGGGAGTAGGCCGGACGGCACGCCTGGCGGCGTGCCGTTCCGGTGGGAGCGACGCCCTGGTCATCCCAAGAGCGTCCGCACCCGCCGCGCGCCGATggtggccgcggcgaggggcgCGGAGCCTGCGCCGGACGCGATTGCGGTGGTCGCGGCGGTCGCCGCGCCcgtgcgggaggaggcgcggttCTCCGACGCGCTCTCCGTGGCGGACAGCTGCCTCACCGCGAACTGCAGCAGCGCCACCGGGCTCAGCAACGTCGCCGTCCGGCCTCCGCGCGTGGACCATgcaggcgcgcgcggcggcgggaacgGCGGCGTCATGATGGACCGCTTCCTGCCGGCCGCGCACGCCGTGGCTGTCCTCTCCCCGCAATGCATCTCCCGGAAGGCCAGTATCGCCGCCGCGACGACCGCGCGCAACGGCCACGGCGACGGTTTGCCAAGGTTGCTGCCTCACCTCGAACCATCGCCGACGAGCCAGGCGCTGTGCATCGTTCCGACTGAGAAGAAAGACGACGCcaacgccgtcgtcgacgacgacggcgacggcgagtggGACGCCCGCAGTGCTCGGGGCTTCTCGTCGAGGAGGTGCGGGTTGCTTCTTCCCACACGGTGCATGAAGAGCACCTTGCTGCTCCTCAAACCATCGCCCGCCATGAGACACCGCGGCGGAGGATGGCGGCGAGACCGCAGCACACCCCTCCTCTCCAAGATCGGCAGAAGCCAAAGCGCGGCGAACCCGCTCGAGCGGAGCACGCCGAACGGGCAGCATCTTGGACACGACCCGAGCACCATG CGATCCTGGGAGGAAGTGTACATCAACTCCCTCCGGCGAtcaggccgcggcggccggaagGGTCTTGGCGCCTTGCTGTCGCCGGAGCTGGACACGACAATGCCGTCAGTGCGTGAGCTTTACTTGGAACAAGGAGACGGCGGCCACCCCAAGGCTACCCACCTCGGCTTCCTCCTGGTTTTCGACAGAAGCGACGAGCGTCGCGACGACTACCAATGCCCGCCGGCGCAAAGCTTGCCTATGTCCGACGAGCCTAAGCTGCTGCCCCCTCCTCATATCCCACCAAGGCCGGTGCCGAAGGTGTTCGACGGAGGGAAGAAACCGAGGCGtgacgccgccaccggcggtggaggctaCGGGTGGCCGCTGCTGTTGGAGGACAAGGCAGCGGCGAGCCATGACGTCGCGCCTCTGCTCCcaccgctgccgtcgccgaaGTCGCCGTCAGAGTCCTGGCTCTCGCGGGCGCTGCCGTCCGTGTCAAACAACCCTCCGGCGACGTCCTTCCTGGGCATCCATGTGCAGCACAAGAAGCAGGCTCCAGCTCCATGGTGTTCGTCCAAAAGTACGGCCAAGATCGTCGTCGACGATCATGCCCGGCCACGGCAAATGCGAATACATGATCTACAGAAATCATAG